CTGCTGCGCGCCAAGGAAGGGAAGCGCGAGCGGCCGTTCGTATTCGCGCTCCAACGGCACACTCGATTCATGCGGTTCCTGAACCGTCGCTTCCGACCGCCGACGGCCAACGGCTAACGGCTAACGGCCCCGCATGCCCCGCATCGTCTCCCTCATCGCCTCCGCGACCGAGATCGTCTGCGCCCTCGGTTTCGAGGATGATCTCGTCGGGAGGTCGCACGAGTGCGACTATCCGCCCGCGGCGCGGCGACTGCCGGCCGTGAGCCGCCCGACGTTCCCGACGGCGGGCTCGAGCCGGTCGATCGATCTGGCGGTGAAGGAGCGGCTCGCGAGGGCGCTCTCGATCTACGAGGTCGATGCGGAACTGCTGCGCGAGTTGAGGCCGGACGTGATCATCACCCAGACCCAGTGCGAGGTCTGCGCGGTGACGCCGGAGGACGTGGAGCGCGCGGTCTGCGAGCTGACCGAGCGGCCCGCCCGGATCGTCGCGCTGGAGCCGAACCGGCTGGGCGACGTGTGGGACGACATCCGCCGGGTTTCGAGAGCGCTCGACGCGCCGGCTCGCGGTGACGCGCTGGTCGCGGAGTTGCGGG
This portion of the Gemmatimonadales bacterium genome encodes:
- a CDS encoding cobalamin-binding protein, whose translation is MPRIVSLIASATEIVCALGFEDDLVGRSHECDYPPAARRLPAVSRPTFPTAGSSRSIDLAVKERLARALSIYEVDAELLRELRPDVIITQTQCEVCAVTPEDVERAVCELTERPARIVALEPNRLGDVWDDIRRVSRALDAPARGDALVAELRARVLAVALRAASLEPKPTVADIEWIDPLMTAGNWMPELVEMAGGVNLFGEAGKHSPWLEWEDVVARDPDVLVVSPCGFGIARTLEELPLLAARPEWPSLRAVREGRVYVVDGNAYFHRPGPRLVESLEILAEILHPERFRFGHGGTGWVARSA